Proteins from a single region of Chryseobacterium scophthalmum:
- the queG gene encoding tRNA epoxyqueuosine(34) reductase QueG, whose amino-acid sequence MNSTAEKYSQLIKSKAKSFGFQNCGISKADFLEEDARHLEKWLKNNFHGEMKYMENHFDKRLDPRLLVEGSKSVISLSYNYFPEEKISALENFKISKYAYAEDYHEVVKEILRDMISELREEIGDFGFRVFVDSAPVLERSWAKKSGIGWVGKNANLITKQSGSFYFLAEIICDLDLIPDHETTDHCGSCRKCIDACPTDAIVSEKIVDGSKCISYATIELKTEIPDYFKDKMEDWMFGCDICQDVCPWNRFSAPNLQAKFKPNDALKNFKKGEWKELTQEIFSEIFRRSPVKRTKFAGLKRNIEFLNQSSKEL is encoded by the coding sequence ATGAATTCAACTGCTGAAAAATATTCTCAATTAATAAAATCTAAAGCTAAAAGTTTTGGGTTTCAGAATTGTGGAATTTCCAAAGCTGATTTCCTGGAAGAAGATGCACGTCATTTGGAAAAATGGCTTAAAAATAACTTCCATGGCGAAATGAAATACATGGAAAATCATTTCGATAAAAGATTAGATCCAAGATTGTTAGTAGAAGGTTCCAAATCGGTGATTTCGCTTTCTTACAACTATTTTCCTGAAGAGAAAATTTCTGCATTAGAGAATTTTAAAATTTCAAAATATGCGTATGCTGAAGATTATCACGAAGTGGTAAAAGAAATTCTGCGCGATATGATTTCTGAATTGCGGGAAGAAATCGGAGATTTTGGTTTCCGTGTTTTCGTAGATTCAGCTCCGGTTTTGGAAAGAAGTTGGGCAAAAAAATCAGGAATTGGCTGGGTTGGGAAAAATGCCAACTTAATAACCAAACAAAGTGGATCGTTTTATTTTTTAGCTGAAATTATTTGTGATTTAGATTTGATTCCGGATCATGAAACAACAGATCATTGTGGAAGCTGCAGAAAATGTATTGATGCTTGTCCGACAGATGCGATTGTTTCGGAGAAAATTGTTGATGGAAGTAAGTGTATTTCATATGCAACTATCGAATTAAAAACTGAAATTCCAGATTACTTTAAAGATAAAATGGAAGACTGGATGTTTGGTTGCGACATTTGTCAGGATGTTTGTCCGTGGAATCGTTTTTCGGCGCCGAATCTTCAGGCTAAATTTAAACCTAATGATGCTTTAAAAAATTTCAAAAAAGGAGAATGGAAAGAATTAACTCAGGAAATATTCTCCGAAATATTCAGGAGATCACCTGTGAAGCGTACAAAATTTGCCGGTTTAAAAAGAAATATTGAGTTTTTGAATCAGTCTTCAAAAGAATTATAG
- a CDS encoding rhodanese-like domain-containing protein, with product MSLADVLQSGNYALIDVREPMELEMDGNIEGATNIPLGEVEDRKEEILSIEKPVVLFCRSGNRSGKALEYLNSQGLKDGYNGGGWADLKASL from the coding sequence ATGTCATTAGCAGATGTATTACAATCAGGAAATTATGCATTAATCGACGTTCGTGAGCCAATGGAGCTTGAAATGGACGGAAATATAGAAGGAGCAACCAATATTCCTTTAGGAGAAGTTGAAGACAGAAAAGAAGAAATCTTATCTATCGAAAAGCCTGTTGTTTTGTTCTGCAGAAGTGGAAACAGAAGCGGAAAAGCTTTAGAATATCTTAATTCTCAAGGTTTAAAAGACGGCTACAACGGCGGAGGCTGGGCTGATTTGAAAGCAAGTTTATAA
- a CDS encoding HD domain-containing protein produces MILKDRFESLCLNFTKDKILIEKFWFEIEKKYSGKSRHYHNLQHLETLFEEIEYVKDKIKNFNTISFSIFYHDVIYDATSKLNEEKSADIAKERLEILGLNNEDLQQVYEHILATKSHQKSENEDTNFLLDADLSVLGKSSEAYSEYTKQIRKEYSIYPDFLYKPGRKKVLQHFLELESIFKTEFFRNKYETQARENLEFELKGL; encoded by the coding sequence ATGATTTTAAAAGATAGATTTGAATCGCTTTGTCTGAATTTTACTAAAGATAAAATTCTAATTGAAAAATTTTGGTTTGAAATAGAGAAAAAATATTCAGGAAAAAGCAGGCATTATCATAATCTTCAACATTTAGAAACTCTGTTTGAAGAAATTGAGTATGTAAAAGATAAAATCAAAAATTTCAATACTATTTCATTTTCGATTTTTTATCATGATGTAATTTATGATGCGACTTCGAAATTGAACGAAGAAAAAAGTGCAGATATTGCAAAAGAAAGACTTGAAATCTTAGGTCTGAATAATGAGGATTTACAACAAGTTTACGAGCATATTTTAGCTACAAAATCTCATCAAAAATCTGAAAATGAAGACACCAATTTTCTTTTAGATGCCGATTTATCAGTTCTTGGAAAAAGCAGTGAAGCTTATTCAGAATATACAAAACAGATTAGAAAAGAATATTCTATTTATCCGGATTTTCTTTATAAGCCGGGAAGAAAAAAGGTTTTGCAACATTTTTTAGAGCTGGAAAGTATTTTTAAAACTGAATTTTTTAGGAATAAATATGAAACTCAGGCGAGAGAAAATTTAGAATTTGAATTGAAAGGTTTATAG
- a CDS encoding alpha/beta fold hydrolase yields MIEEVIDVKGKNLFIKFNNSFENKPTIIFLHDSLGSVQLWRDFPEKLAEATQCNVLVYDRLGYGKSFPMTTHERENNYMEQEADVLNDLLSELNINDSILFGHSDGGTIALIAASKYPEKVKAVICEAGHIFVEDITVKGVEEALNAYNTTNLPQRLEKYHGDKVEMIVKAWTEIWLNDKFRSWNIEYLLKNIISPLLFIQGENDEYGTLNQVEKTVSQVKGTADKFIIPNVGHTPHKESPEIVLNKSIEFINSVMN; encoded by the coding sequence ATGATTGAAGAGGTAATTGATGTAAAGGGGAAAAACTTATTTATAAAATTTAATAATTCATTCGAAAATAAACCCACCATCATTTTTTTACATGACTCTTTAGGTTCAGTTCAGCTTTGGAGGGATTTTCCTGAAAAATTAGCAGAAGCGACCCAATGTAATGTTTTAGTATATGATCGTTTAGGATATGGAAAATCTTTTCCGATGACTACCCATGAAAGGGAAAATAATTACATGGAACAGGAAGCAGATGTATTGAATGATTTGCTTTCTGAATTGAATATTAATGATTCCATTCTTTTCGGGCACAGCGATGGTGGAACAATTGCTCTAATTGCCGCATCAAAATATCCTGAAAAAGTAAAAGCTGTAATCTGTGAAGCCGGACATATATTTGTTGAAGATATAACGGTAAAAGGAGTGGAAGAAGCATTAAATGCTTACAACACCACAAACCTACCTCAACGTCTGGAAAAATATCATGGTGACAAAGTAGAAATGATTGTGAAAGCATGGACTGAAATTTGGCTTAACGACAAGTTCAGAAGCTGGAATATTGAGTATTTATTGAAAAATATAATAAGTCCGCTATTATTTATTCAGGGAGAAAATGATGAATATGGAACTCTAAACCAAGTTGAAAAAACAGTTTCGCAGGTTAAAGGAACTGCCGATAAATTTATTATTCCTAATGTTGGACATACGCCACACAAAGAATCTCCGGAAATAGTTTTAAATAAATCAATTGAATTTATAAATTCTGTAATGAATTAA
- a CDS encoding NAD(P)H-dependent flavin oxidoreductase: MSNFIDFNSAKKLHEMNENKNRVTELFNIQYPIIQAGMIWHSGWRLASAVSNCGGLGLIGSASMYPDILRENIQKCKKATDKPFGVNVALLYPNLEEIINIILEEGVKIVFTSAGSPKTYTETLQKEGLKVAHVVSSTKFAVKCEEAGVDAIVAEGFEAGGHNGRDETTTFCLIPNVKKHISKPLIAAGGIALGSQMKAAMILGADGVQIGSRFAATREASAHENWKKKITELNEGDTLLTLKELAPVRMVKNKFFNELEEIYNVGRNAEALVASLGRARAKKGMFEGDMEEGELEIGQVSALIDEVLPVETVFANLLKEFNETKNPSL; the protein is encoded by the coding sequence ATGAGTAATTTTATAGATTTCAATTCCGCTAAAAAGCTTCATGAAATGAACGAAAATAAAAACAGAGTCACAGAACTTTTCAATATTCAATATCCCATAATTCAGGCCGGTATGATTTGGCATTCAGGTTGGAGGCTGGCTTCGGCGGTTTCAAACTGTGGCGGACTGGGCTTAATTGGTTCAGCAAGTATGTATCCCGATATTTTACGCGAAAATATTCAGAAATGCAAGAAAGCTACCGATAAACCTTTTGGCGTAAATGTCGCTTTGCTTTACCCCAATTTAGAAGAAATCATCAATATTATTTTGGAAGAAGGCGTGAAAATAGTTTTCACTTCTGCTGGAAGCCCTAAAACGTACACCGAAACTCTTCAAAAGGAAGGTTTAAAAGTAGCTCACGTAGTTTCTTCAACCAAGTTTGCGGTTAAGTGTGAAGAAGCTGGAGTTGATGCCATTGTCGCAGAAGGCTTTGAAGCAGGAGGTCACAACGGAAGAGATGAAACAACGACTTTTTGTTTAATCCCAAATGTGAAAAAACATATTTCTAAACCATTAATTGCAGCAGGTGGAATTGCTTTGGGTTCTCAAATGAAAGCTGCCATGATTTTAGGAGCAGACGGAGTTCAGATCGGAAGCCGTTTTGCAGCAACACGAGAAGCAAGTGCTCATGAAAACTGGAAAAAGAAAATTACGGAACTGAATGAAGGTGATACGCTTCTTACGTTAAAAGAATTGGCACCTGTAAGAATGGTTAAAAACAAATTCTTTAATGAGCTGGAAGAAATATACAATGTAGGACGAAATGCAGAAGCTTTGGTCGCTTCTTTAGGCAGAGCAAGGGCTAAAAAAGGAATGTTTGAAGGTGATATGGAAGAAGGCGAATTGGAAATTGGTCAGGTTTCAGCTTTAATTGATGAAGTTCTTCCTGTGGAAACGGTTTTTGCCAACCTTTTAAAAGAATTTAATGAAACAAAAAATCCTAGTTTATAA
- a CDS encoding peptidylprolyl isomerase, giving the protein MINKLKITFLLGVFTMLFSGNINAQLKKGQLVDGIAAVIGDEIVLESDVEEQMNYGKQQGASTTDRCEFLENLINNKLLVYEAKRDTLIDNRSAAIKEGANAKYNQLLSQFPDEKSMLAAYKFRNQFEMKNAIEKIDTDQYYGQAKYGRITEKADVTPNEVTDFFNLYKSQLPEIKDEVSLSQIMMYPKLTEAHKEELINKLKKIKADIVGGESFESQARIYSEDQGTAPNGGLMKNIFKGQMVKPFEAAALNLQEGEISDPIESEFGYHVIQLVKKSGKAYDARHILLMATPTEAEITTAKQKLDSIRGLILAEKISFKDATFKFSDDKRTKFNAGVITGGDGSSKIERESVPGVISYELAGLNKSDITTAFDDEDERKRKVVKIIKVEDVIPSHQITLETDYDRIKQMALNKKKSEMIEKFVNSKLPTTFISIDGRYDNCDFKGNWKKESLKK; this is encoded by the coding sequence ATGATAAATAAACTAAAAATCACTTTCCTTTTGGGAGTTTTCACGATGTTGTTCTCTGGAAACATCAACGCTCAGCTAAAGAAAGGACAGTTGGTAGACGGTATTGCGGCAGTAATTGGTGATGAGATCGTTTTGGAATCTGATGTTGAAGAGCAGATGAATTACGGAAAACAACAGGGTGCCTCAACAACCGACAGATGTGAGTTTTTGGAAAACTTAATCAATAATAAACTTCTGGTTTACGAAGCAAAAAGAGATACCTTGATTGATAACCGTTCTGCGGCAATTAAAGAAGGAGCAAATGCAAAGTACAACCAATTGCTTTCTCAATTTCCAGACGAAAAGTCTATGTTGGCTGCTTATAAGTTCAGAAACCAATTTGAGATGAAAAATGCCATCGAAAAAATTGATACCGATCAATATTACGGGCAGGCAAAATATGGAAGAATTACAGAAAAAGCCGATGTTACTCCAAATGAAGTAACCGATTTTTTCAATTTGTATAAATCTCAGCTTCCCGAAATAAAAGATGAGGTTTCTCTTTCTCAGATTATGATGTATCCTAAATTGACGGAAGCTCATAAAGAGGAATTGATTAATAAACTTAAAAAAATCAAAGCTGATATTGTAGGTGGAGAAAGTTTTGAGAGTCAGGCAAGAATTTATTCTGAAGATCAGGGAACAGCTCCAAATGGAGGTTTGATGAAAAATATCTTTAAAGGACAAATGGTAAAGCCTTTCGAAGCTGCAGCATTAAACCTACAGGAAGGTGAAATTTCAGATCCTATTGAATCTGAATTCGGATACCATGTTATTCAGTTGGTGAAAAAGTCTGGTAAAGCTTATGACGCAAGACATATTCTTTTAATGGCAACTCCTACAGAGGCTGAAATTACTACAGCAAAACAAAAACTTGACAGTATTAGAGGTTTAATCTTGGCTGAGAAAATAAGCTTTAAAGATGCTACATTTAAATTTTCAGATGATAAAAGAACGAAATTCAATGCTGGAGTTATTACCGGAGGAGATGGTTCTAGTAAAATCGAAAGAGAAAGTGTTCCGGGAGTGATTAGCTATGAACTTGCCGGTCTTAACAAAAGTGATATTACCACTGCTTTTGATGATGAAGACGAAAGAAAAAGAAAAGTGGTAAAGATTATTAAAGTGGAAGATGTTATTCCTTCACACCAGATCACTCTTGAAACAGATTACGACAGAATCAAACAGATGGCTCTTAACAAGAAAAAAAGTGAAATGATCGAGAAGTTTGTTAATTCAAAACTTCCAACCACATTTATTTCTATAGACGGGCGATATGATAATTGTGATTTTAAAGGGAACTGGAAAAAAGAATCTCTTAAAAAATAA
- a CDS encoding PfkB family carbohydrate kinase → MKLLVVGSVAFDAIETPFGKTDKILGGAATYIGITSSILGVKSGIVSVVGGDFPQEYLDKFTNRDVNIEGIEIVKEGKTFFWAGKYHNDLNTRDTLATEVNVLENFDPKIPDSMQDAEILLLGNLHPGVQLSVLEKMNQRPKLVILDTMNFWMDSAMDILKDMIAKTDVISINDEEARQLSGEYSLVKAAKKIHTMGPEYVIIKKGEHGALLFHDNKVFAIPALPLEEVFDPTGAGDTFAGGFAAYLAKKSKFDFETMKSALIVGSAMASFTVEKFGTERIEEVNEADISKRLEQFKELTTFNVELQ, encoded by the coding sequence ATGAAACTTTTAGTCGTAGGAAGCGTGGCATTTGATGCAATTGAGACGCCGTTTGGGAAAACAGATAAAATTTTAGGTGGAGCAGCTACTTATATCGGGATTACATCTTCTATTTTAGGAGTGAAATCTGGAATTGTATCTGTAGTTGGAGGAGATTTCCCACAAGAATACCTTGATAAATTTACCAATAGAGACGTAAATATTGAAGGAATTGAAATTGTAAAAGAAGGGAAAACGTTTTTCTGGGCAGGAAAATATCATAATGATTTAAATACAAGAGACACTTTAGCGACTGAAGTAAATGTTTTGGAAAACTTTGATCCAAAAATTCCAGATTCTATGCAGGATGCAGAAATTTTGTTATTAGGAAATCTTCACCCTGGAGTTCAGCTTTCAGTACTTGAAAAAATGAATCAGCGTCCTAAATTGGTTATTTTAGATACAATGAATTTCTGGATGGATTCTGCAATGGATATTCTGAAAGATATGATTGCTAAAACTGACGTAATCAGTATTAACGATGAAGAAGCAAGACAGCTTTCAGGAGAATACTCTTTAGTAAAAGCAGCTAAAAAGATCCATACAATGGGACCTGAGTATGTAATTATCAAAAAAGGAGAGCACGGTGCTTTGCTTTTCCACGATAATAAAGTATTCGCAATTCCTGCGCTTCCATTGGAAGAAGTTTTCGATCCGACTGGAGCGGGTGATACTTTCGCAGGTGGTTTTGCAGCGTATCTTGCTAAAAAAAGTAAATTCGATTTCGAAACAATGAAGTCTGCATTAATTGTAGGTTCTGCAATGGCATCTTTCACGGTAGAAAAATTCGGAACTGAAAGAATTGAGGAGGTAAACGAAGCTGATATTTCTAAGAGATTGGAGCAATTTAAAGAATTGACAACTTTTAATGTCGAATTGCAATAA
- the gldD gene encoding gliding motility lipoprotein GldD, translated as MIKKVIFIFVSMLIISCGKESTPKPYGELRLEYPAPKYHKFEPNCLYSFEASDYAKIYDAKKPCWYYLNYPKMKAKIFLTYYPINNDFAQQIMETEKMVYKHTVKASSIDTKSFEYPEKKVYGNFYELKGQAASNLQFYATDSTKHFVTGYLYFNSRPKPDSLAPAIDYIKKDMMHLLDTFEWKK; from the coding sequence ATGATTAAAAAAGTCATTTTTATTTTTGTTTCGATGCTGATTATATCGTGCGGAAAAGAGAGTACTCCCAAACCTTACGGCGAGTTGAGATTAGAATATCCTGCACCAAAATATCATAAATTTGAGCCTAATTGTCTGTATTCTTTTGAAGCTTCAGATTATGCCAAAATTTATGATGCAAAGAAACCTTGTTGGTATTATCTGAACTATCCTAAAATGAAGGCGAAGATTTTCCTGACGTATTACCCAATCAACAACGATTTTGCTCAACAGATTATGGAAACCGAAAAAATGGTTTACAAACATACTGTGAAAGCAAGTTCTATCGATACAAAATCTTTTGAATATCCTGAGAAAAAAGTCTACGGAAATTTTTATGAGTTGAAAGGTCAGGCTGCATCTAATCTGCAGTTTTATGCAACCGACAGTACAAAACATTTCGTGACGGGATATTTATACTTCAATTCTAGACCAAAACCAGATTCTTTAGCTCCTGCAATTGATTATATCAAAAAAGATATGATGCATTTGCTGGATACTTTTGAATGGAAAAAATAA
- the mutY gene encoding A/G-specific adenine glycosylase — MEKNKKNSDFLHIGNKLLKWYDKNARDLPFRKTKDPYKIWICEIVFQQTRIAQGLNHYNNFIERFPDVKTLAESPEDEVLLYWKGLGYYSRAINIHKASQQIIHDYNGIFPSDYEEILKLKGIGKYTAAAVSSICFGGKIPAVDGNFYRVLSRIFADDFDISNSRAFNYFSELSALIMPANVGDFNQAMMDLGSEICKPKNPLCGECPVNNDCLAFSLNKISEFPVKTKKVKAQDLQLQYYFVHRNGQFLIQQRKDDFIWKKLFEFPPTISDDLNPFIKSVKTINHKLTHKNLSIEIFNVEVDSETAWESFIAQNNYIVTDVEASHERSFPKPLENYIQHYDVAYKIL, encoded by the coding sequence TTGGAAAAGAATAAAAAGAACTCAGACTTTCTTCACATCGGGAACAAGCTGTTGAAGTGGTATGATAAAAATGCGAGAGATTTGCCGTTCAGAAAAACCAAAGATCCTTATAAAATCTGGATTTGTGAGATTGTTTTTCAGCAAACCAGAATTGCTCAGGGTTTAAATCATTACAATAATTTCATCGAAAGATTTCCCGACGTGAAAACTTTGGCAGAATCTCCTGAAGATGAGGTTTTATTATATTGGAAAGGTTTGGGATATTATTCCCGTGCCATCAATATTCATAAAGCGTCGCAACAAATTATTCACGATTACAATGGAATTTTTCCTTCCGATTATGAAGAAATTTTAAAACTAAAAGGAATTGGAAAATATACTGCTGCAGCCGTTTCCAGTATTTGTTTCGGTGGAAAAATACCTGCAGTTGACGGAAATTTCTACCGAGTTTTAAGTAGAATTTTTGCCGATGATTTTGATATTTCCAATTCGAGAGCTTTCAATTATTTTTCAGAATTATCAGCTTTGATTATGCCTGCAAATGTGGGTGATTTTAATCAGGCAATGATGGATTTAGGTTCGGAAATCTGCAAACCAAAAAATCCTTTATGTGGAGAATGTCCTGTCAATAATGATTGCTTGGCTTTTTCATTAAATAAAATCTCAGAATTTCCTGTTAAAACTAAGAAAGTAAAAGCACAGGATTTACAATTACAATATTATTTTGTTCACCGAAACGGACAGTTTTTAATTCAGCAAAGAAAAGACGATTTTATCTGGAAAAAACTATTTGAATTTCCACCAACAATTTCTGATGATTTAAATCCATTTATTAAAAGTGTAAAAACCATCAATCATAAGCTTACCCACAAAAATTTAAGCATAGAAATTTTTAATGTTGAAGTTGATTCTGAAACAGCTTGGGAAAGTTTTATTGCTCAAAACAATTACATTGTAACCGATGTTGAAGCTTCTCACGAAAGATCATTTCCAAAACCTTTGGAAAATTATATTCAACATTACGATGTAGCGTATAAAATTCTATAA
- a CDS encoding DUF5458 family protein translates to MDSKLQAAEGQQHSQQQQAGRPKGNPLEELNKIGGFGFIESVVDGIANMNPTRKARKEIFLNDGNKNDERKELLQKINLWVELLNSNDSAEKMADICKNKAQAADQNLKLNLKNSLDAVRQLETSYRTVAQFYKNTELDKVDNVSIVNATLEQVSDLDNPLFIDAISEEFKNYYDRLDLRDNYSILAIPGYLGSNKVIEKWAKICNENKVMMVTDFANLDKPDDVVDLFHSANLTGGELHRSNVIMTCNWLVGRGRAEEVGEEENVELPPSTSLAGKIHKTLMSQVAAGKKHGNINEVDAVKFELKKSEISQLEKMGLVPMVNEYGKIMAFSAKTLFTGDNIGLQTYSVVRVFDYVTKVLLDFLNRRAFENWNAKNEDDLRKQIVSFLDGIKGADKLIEKFKIVRFEQDKVNKDRVWLDIRLTPYFPTKSFVIKLDGHKGDDGNEWDAEYIQD, encoded by the coding sequence ATGGATAGTAAATTACAGGCTGCAGAAGGCCAACAGCATAGTCAACAGCAGCAGGCTGGAAGACCGAAAGGAAATCCGCTTGAAGAATTAAATAAAATCGGAGGTTTTGGCTTTATAGAATCTGTCGTAGACGGGATTGCCAATATGAACCCGACCAGAAAAGCAAGAAAAGAAATTTTCCTGAATGATGGTAATAAAAATGATGAAAGAAAAGAACTTCTACAGAAAATCAATCTGTGGGTAGAGCTTTTAAACAGCAACGATTCTGCTGAAAAAATGGCAGATATCTGCAAAAATAAAGCACAAGCAGCAGATCAGAATTTAAAATTAAATCTTAAAAATTCTCTCGATGCTGTTCGTCAGCTGGAAACTTCTTACAGAACAGTTGCTCAGTTTTATAAAAATACAGAATTAGACAAAGTAGATAATGTAAGCATTGTAAATGCAACGCTAGAGCAGGTTTCAGATTTAGATAACCCGTTATTTATTGATGCTATTTCTGAAGAATTTAAAAACTATTATGATCGTTTAGATTTAAGAGATAACTATTCTATTTTGGCAATTCCGGGGTATTTAGGATCTAATAAAGTAATTGAAAAATGGGCGAAAATCTGTAACGAAAACAAAGTAATGATGGTTACCGATTTTGCCAACCTTGATAAACCGGATGATGTGGTAGATTTATTCCACTCTGCAAACCTTACAGGTGGCGAATTGCACAGAAGTAATGTTATTATGACTTGTAACTGGTTAGTTGGTCGTGGTAGAGCAGAAGAAGTGGGTGAAGAAGAAAACGTGGAACTTCCACCTTCAACTTCATTGGCTGGAAAAATTCACAAAACATTAATGTCACAAGTTGCTGCCGGTAAAAAACACGGTAATATCAACGAAGTAGACGCTGTAAAATTTGAATTAAAGAAAAGTGAAATTTCTCAGCTAGAAAAAATGGGGCTTGTTCCTATGGTAAACGAGTACGGAAAAATCATGGCATTCTCTGCAAAAACATTGTTTACAGGAGATAATATTGGTCTTCAGACGTATTCTGTAGTTCGTGTATTCGATTATGTAACTAAAGTTTTACTGGATTTCTTAAACAGAAGAGCCTTCGAAAACTGGAATGCAAAAAACGAAGACGATTTGAGAAAGCAGATTGTAAGTTTCTTAGACGGTATCAAGGGAGCTGATAAATTAATCGAAAAGTTCAAAATTGTTCGTTTCGAGCAGGATAAAGTGAATAAAGACAGAGTTTGGCTAGATATCAGACTGACTCCTTATTTCCCGACAAAAAGTTTTGTGATCAAACTTGACGGTCACAAAGGTGATGACGGTAACGAGTGGGATGCAGAATATATCCAGGATTAA
- a CDS encoding type VI secretion system contractile sheath small subunit, translated as MAMFNYGVGGNEVKVDANEAIQEIQENKSLIVSQLTTDESYVPEIVTGLKTVDDVFRHFQPSVAVQHETEEGSVVEEEFRFQNLADFTPKNLVQKSDYLQQLSMEQEQYNKIVRQLKTNKILRNMLENEQTRAAFIEALKDVAQELEK; from the coding sequence ATGGCAATGTTTAATTATGGTGTTGGCGGAAACGAAGTCAAGGTCGACGCTAATGAAGCTATTCAGGAAATTCAGGAGAACAAATCTCTTATCGTAAGCCAGCTTACAACCGACGAATCTTATGTTCCCGAAATTGTTACAGGATTAAAAACCGTAGATGATGTTTTCAGACACTTTCAACCTTCTGTCGCCGTACAACACGAAACAGAGGAAGGAAGCGTAGTAGAAGAAGAATTCCGTTTTCAGAATCTTGCAGACTTTACTCCCAAAAATCTTGTTCAGAAATCAGATTATCTTCAGCAGCTCAGCATGGAGCAGGAGCAGTACAATAAAATCGTACGTCAGCTGAAAACCAATAAGATTCTTCGCAATATGTTGGAAAATGAGCAGACCAGAGCTGCTTTTATTGAAGCATTGAAAGATGTCGCACAAGAACTTGAAAAATAA